CGCCATGGCATTCCACCATGCGCTCGGCAAGCTCAATGGCTCTGTCCCACTCTTTGGTGGTTTGGTAAATACTAAATAGCTGGGTTTGCGCCACTAAATAGTGCTTGTCGCTATTAAGCAATTGAAGAAAAGCGTTTTCAGCCCGTTCTAAGAAACCAGCATGAGTGTAATCATGGCCAAGTTCTTTTAACGCGCTTTCACGTTGCGTAGGTTGCAGCTCGTCTCGGCTTACTAGGTTTTGGTGAACCTTTATGGCTCTGTCTATTTCGCCGCGGTGGCGAAAGAAGCTGCCCATCGCAATGTGAGTTTCAACCGTATCGCTGTTCACATTAATCATTTTGATTAAGGTGTCTACCGCTTTATCTGGTTGATCGGAAAGGAGGAAGTTTAAGCCTTTATAATAATGCTTAGAAAGAATACTAGACTGTTTACGTTGTGCTTGGCGAACACTGTTACGGCCCATAATCCATCCGTAACCTGCTGCAACAGGCAAAAGTAAAAACAGCAGTTCGAGCATATTAGTGTTCTTTTTTCAGGCTATTGATTTTTGAGTTCGCCGACAACAACTGCACGCGTAAACGCAACCAGCTTGCTGACATAATAAGTATCCCGACTAACACACCCAAAGAAAGCGCAATAGCAATAAGGGTGGAAACCCGCATGTTAGCTTGAGCAATAAGATAGTTAACGGTGATATAGGCTTCGTTTTGTGTGCCAATGACAAAAGCAAATGTCAGTAATACCAAAATGGCGAGTATTGTGAGGATCCCTTTCAAGACCAAACCCTTCTTGTACGTAATTAATAAAGAATAGCAAAATGCAGCAAGAGATAACACCAAAACCCAAGGTTTTAGTTGTGCTTACTTAGCGTTAGGCGGTGGCTTCATCTTCTGATAAAGGGCGCTCTTGCTTTGCAATTAATTTGGCCATAACCAAGTCGTGATGCAATGCAGACATATTAGTCACAAAAATACAGTGTGTATAGCCAGCTTGCATGGTTTCTAATTTATCGTACATTGCCTTATCAAGTTTAGACAGCTGTGCTAAGCGCTTCTTTGTCAGCGGTGTAGTGGCGCCATAACAGCGTATAGCCGTTACATTAGTGGCACTCACCTGCACTTTTTCTTCTTCTAGCTGATTTTGAATTTGCGTGCGTAATTTAGAATAAAGAAAATCGCTTTCTTTTATGTATACCAAGCGATTGTCGCTTTTACGTACACAATGCACCACTAGATTGTTTTCAACATCGCCTTTAAACATGGCTTCAAGCATCATCGATTTAGGCTTAGCTACCGCTTTATCAGCAAAAAAGCCATGTAATGGAATAATATTTGCCGTACGAGAAAATGGGTACAAGTCGTCAGATGAATCGCTTTGATATACGGTTTTAAGTCTATCCAGAATATGCCTGTTCATGACGCAAAGCACAGAAAGCGAAGGCATATGGCGTACGGCTAGTTCCCAAATGAATCGATGGGTTGAGCGTTGAATACGCGCAATGTCTCTTATTTTGAAATACGCGGTATTTTCTTCAACCATGGCGTCAACATTTGCCCCAGCTTTAGATTTTTTCACATCTTCTAAGCATAAGCGCACAACGCCTGACGCAGCGTCATAGTGAACAACCTTATACCTCTCATTTTTAATTTTAAGATCTGGTACCGATACCCGTACATCGCTTTGCAGCTCAGTGCCTGGGGCAACCATTAACTTCATACCACTGGCAGATAAATCGGCAACACGTACATTAATTGAAGATAGCAGCCCTACTTTTATCATGGCGACTTTATCGATGATATAGCGGGTCTCAGAACGCCTATCAAGATCATCTTCCATCACGAAATCGATGGACCAGTTGTCGCCCGTAGCCCGCAGCGTTTTCGATAAGGGTTTAAAATCACACTTTTCGCTGAGGGTTAAATTAGTAAGGTACATAGAGATATCTCGGCAGTACATTACATGGCTTAACGCAGCAAGATGTTCAAATTCTTTGCTAGGGATGTCATGAATAGCGAATGCTTTTACTTTATCTTCTCGGCTTACCTCTTCTAAGCGGCACTGCGTGCAAGTAAACTCCCCACTTTTAACCAGTAGATAAACGATGGCATTGAGTTGCCCAAGTTCTACAAGTTGGCGATGGGTTGCAGTGATAGTAATTTGACCGCTTTTGGTTTTAATCACACCATGGAAGATAAAAGCTTCATTGTACTTATGTAATTCTTGGACCAAATTTTCAAAATGCGTTTTGTCTTGCAGACTCGCTAGTAGCTTCTCTGAATTATTGTTGTCCACATTCGCTTTAGTAAATAGCGCAATAATTGGCTTAAGCGATTTTTGATGGGCAGAAAGAAAAACTGGCAACCAGGGGCTGTTTTCTAAAATACGGTCGCGTTCGAGGTCTTGCATGGCCCTTTCAATTTCTAAGTCTCGCTGCAAAGGCTGTTTATACGACGTGCCTTTAATGTAGCGCTTCAAATTATTAAGCAGGCTAAGATCGGTTTCTGATGAAACCGTAAAAAATGACTCGTACTTACCTAAGTGCTTATTGTACTTAATGGCATCGAGTTCGTAGGTAATTTCAGTCGGTTCGGTGGTTAAGCCCATTACTTCGGGTATAACGAAGGTAATAATATCCCCGGTGGAAACGTTAGGCGGTCGTTTTGTTTCAACAGCAATACCGGTAAAAGAAAGGGAGCTTACGGTGCAATGCCTCCCCTTTTCAAAATCTACGGAAGACACGGTGAAGTTGGGTCTTACAGCAATGTCGTCACCAAAATCTATATCAGTAAATGACTGGCTTTCTACATTAAATGCTTCAACAATTTTTTTAAATTGATCGCGCTTAATTTGTGTTTGATAAAAATCGGAGTTCATCACCGATTCAAACACCCCTACGGTATATCGTTCTTGATATAAGGCAGTTTCATTTTGAAGGATTTTAGCGCCCACTTTGTCTAAACGCATGGGGATGCCAAAATGTTTAAACTTCATGACAGGGAATTTCGCGAACGCAGAATTGTCCGCAGATGCATCAGTTAAAGACGTAAGCCTAACGACTTCCTCTTTAATGATTTTGCGGATATTGCCTGGGAGCCGCTTTGAAAATTTATTAATACCTTCCAATAAGCGATTATCTTGCTCATAAGGAATTAAGGCACGAATAAGCGGCTGATACTGCTTTATGATTTGTTGTTCTTCGCCGGCCGACATTGGTACACCATGCACCGTATTTAATTAACTACAATCTATTCAGATTTGAAAATAAAACCTGCATCCAGATATAAATTTAAACTTAAGTAACGAATATACCAAATTTTTTTTAATAGATATAAAAAAACCGCAACATGTGCGGTTTTTTTTATTTAAGCTATGGAGGCGTCTACTCTTTCTCGAAGCTCTTTTCCTGGCTTAAAGTGAGGGACATATTTGCCATCTAACTCTACTGTTTCGCCAGTTTTCGGGTTACGTCCCACGCGCGGAGCGCGGTAATGTAATGAAAAACTGCCGAAGCCTCGAATTTCAATCCTGTCGCCTTTTTGAAGGGTCTGGGCCATCTGTTCGAGAAGTTCTTTAATTGCCAGTTCAAGATCTTTTGCAGGAATTTGACGCGCTTGATCCGCGAGCCGTTCAATTAATTCAGACTTGGTCATACTAACCTCGTTTCAATATTATCGTTAAACAGCTACTGCGAACAAGGGAGTGCAAGACACTCCCACATATAGCTTATTATTCGCCTTTAGCAGCTTTAAATGCTTCTGCCATTGCGCTAGCAAAACCAGCATCTTCTTGCTGATTAACCTTGTCGATAGCTTCTTTTTCGTCAGCCTGATCTTTTGCTTTCACAGATAGGTTAACGGTGCGGTTTTTACGGTCAACGCCCATAAATTTCGCTTCGATGCTGTCGCCAACGTTAGCAGCTTCAGTTGCGTCTTCAATACGGTCAACAGATAAATCTGCAACGCGAATGTAGCCATCAACTTCTTCAGAAAGGTTAACTGTAACGCCTTTAGCGTCAACTTCAGTAACCGTACCTACAACGATAGCACCTTTCTTGTTATCTGTCAGATACTTGTTGAAAGGGTCTTCTTCGATTTGCTTAACGCCAAGAGAGATACGCTCACGCTCAGGGTCAACTTGAAGAACAACAGCTGAGATTTCGTCGCCTTTCTTATAGTCACGAACAGCGTCTTCACCAGACTTGTTCCAGCTAATGTCAGAAAGGTGAACTAGACCGTCGATGCCGCCGTCAAGGCCGATGAAGATACCGAAGTCAGTAATAGACTTGATCTTACCAGACACTTTGTCACCTTTTTCGTGTGACTTAGCGAAAGTTTCCCAAGGGTTGTCGATGCACTGTTTAAGGCCTAGAGAAATACGACGACGTTCTTCGTCGATTTCAAGAACCATAACGTCAACTGTGTCACCTAGGTTAACAACCTTAGATGGGTGGATGTTCTTGTTAGTCCAATCCATTTCAGAAACGTGTACAAGACCTTCAACGCCGTCTTCGATTTCAACGAAGCAGCCGTAATCGGTAAGATTCGTAACCTGACCAGAGATCTTAGTACCTTCTGGGTAACGTGAAGCAATTTCTTGCCATGGATCGTTGCCCATTTGCTTCATGCCAAGAGAAACACGTTGCTTCTCTTTATCGAACTTAAGTACTTTAACGTTGATTTCGTCACCAACATTTACGATTTCACTTGGGTGCTTAACGCGCTTCCAAGCCATATCGGTAATGTGTAGTAGACCGTCTACGCCACCAAGGTCAACGAATGCTCCGTAATCAGTAAGGTTCTTAACGATACCTTTGATTTCGTGGCCTTCTTCAAGGTTAGCAAGAAGAGATTCGCGCTCTGCGCTGCTTTCTGCTTCAATAACGGCACGACGTGAAACAACAACGTTGTTACGCTTAGCGTCAAGTTTGATAACTTTAAATTCTAGCTCTTTGCCTTCAAGGTGAGTTGTGTCACGTACTGGACGTACATCAACCAATGAACCAGGAAGGAAAGCGCGCACTGTGTTAACTTCAACAGTGAAACCGCCTTTAACTTTACCGTTGATAATACCTTTAATGGTAACTTTATCATCGTAAGCTTTTTCCAGCTCAACCCACGCTTCGTGACGCTTCGCTTTTTCGCGAGAAAGGATTGTTTCACCGAAACCATCTTCTACTGCGTCTAGAGCTACATCTACTTCGTCACCGATAGCGATTTCAAGCTCGCCTTCAGCGTTTTTAAATTGGTCAGCTGGTATAGCACTTTCTGATTTCAAGCCTGCATCAACAAGAACGATGTCTTTGTCGATAGAAACTACAGTACCTTTTACAATTGAACCTGGACGTGTTTCTAGTTCTTGTAAGCTTTCTTCAAAAAGTTGTGCAAAATTTTCAGTCATAAGGTTTAAATTAACTTTAAGTTGATATCCACGCTTCAAATCCGGATAACGTGGGGTTATTAGTAAAAGCCGCCACTCCCTGTGGTAGCACTGCTTTGAATACCTTAAAAACTCACCTTACTTAAAGGCGCGAATTGATGATATCCATCGCTTTTTCAAAGACTTGGTCTATATCCAAGTCCGTTGAGTCTATAATTACCGCATCTTGAGCCGGTACCAATGGCGCCACTGAACGTTGTGTATCTCGCTCATCTCTGGCCTTGATATCGGTTAAAAGGCGCGCAATATTAACATCCATACCTTTAGCTTTCAACTGGCTATAGCGACGTTCAGCACGGGCTTCGGCGCTAGCGGTAAGAAATATCTTCACTTTTGCGTCGGGGAAAACCACTGTACCCATGTCTCGACCGTCGGCGACAAGGCCAGGATCTTGTTGAAAAGCACGTTGACGTCGAAGCAAAGCTTCACGAACGCGAGGTAACGCGGCAACCTTCGATGCAACACTACCCACTTCTTCAGTACGAATGTCGTCAGTTACGTCTTCACCTTCCAAAATGACACGTGTGGTGTCTTTGTCAGTTTCAAAACTTACATCAAGACCCGTTGCTAACGGAACAACACATTCTTCATCGTCGCACGGTAAGTCGTGGTGTAGAGCTGCGACAGCCAGAACACGATAAATCGCGCCGCTATCTAAAAAGTGCCATCCAAGCTTCTTTGCGAGTAAGCTACTTAACGTTCCCTTACCTGCACCGCTGGGACCGTCAACCGTGACTACGGGTGTAGAATGCATACCTGCTCCAGAATTTATAAAATACGTAAAAATCGCGCGCAATTATACGCGTTAAGTAGAGATAAGCAATGCCATCGAGCGTTGATGGCATTGTACATAAGGCTAAATTTCGTTTTAAAAATAATACGCTATGAACGAAATAAGGTCTTTTTTCAGACTAAGAATAGAGTGTGGCAAACCGTGTGAAGTAATCAGGGAAGGTTTTGCGGGTACAACCTGGGTCGTTAATGGTTACCGGCGTATCACTGAGTGCTACTAGCGAAAAGCACATGGCAATGCGATGATCGTTATAGGTATCAATGGCAGCATGCTTTAACATATCCGTTGGCCATACTTTTATATAGTCATGCCCTTCTTCTACTTCTGCACCCAACTTTCTAAGCTCAGTGGCCATGGCGTTTAAACGGTCAGTCTCTTTTACTCGCCAGTTGTAGATGTTAGTAATACTGGTTGGCCCTTGTGCAAAAAGTGCAGTAGTGGCAATGGTCATGGCCGCATCAGGAATATGGTTCATATCCATGTCTATACCCTTAAGTGGAGCCCCTGTTACTTCCACATATTCATCATGCCAAGTGATTTTAGCGCCCATGGCTTCAAGCACATCGGCAAAGCGAATATCACCTTGGATGCTATTTTTACCAATTCCGGTTACGCGTACCGTGCCGCCTTTAATGGCGCCGGCTGCAAGGAAGTAAGAAGCCGATGAAGCATCACCTTCCACCATAAATTTACCTGGCGAACGATATGATTGCCCTGCACTAATGGTGAATGTTTGATAGTTATCGTTGTTTACTTCAACACCAAACTTCGCCATGGTATCTAGGGTAATATCGATATACGGTTTTGACACTAATTCGCCTTTAATACGAATGGTCACGTCACCAGTAAACAAGGGTGCAGACATTAATAGTGCAGTCAAAAATTGACTCGACACACTACCGTCTACTTCCATTTCACCGCCGGATAACGTCTTACCCTTAATTTGTAGCGGAGGAAAACCGTCGTTTTTAAGGTATTCAATTTCCGCGTTACCCATGCGTAATGCATCAACCAAATCGCCTATAGGGCGCTCTTCCATGCGCGGCTCACCGGTAAGTACGACTTCTACCTTACTTGCAGCGAGTGCAGCGCATAGTGGGCGCATTGCCGTACCTGCATTACCTAAGAAAAGTTCTAATGGCTCGGCAACTGAAAACGCCCCGCCGTTACCCACTACTTTACAGCGAGTTTTATCTTCACTAAGTGAATAAGTAACGCCAAGTTTGGTTAGCGCATTTAGCATATGCTCAATATCTTCACTATCAAGCAAGTTTGTTAGTTCGGTTTCGCCTTCAGCTAATGCAGCAAGCAGTAATGCTCGGTTCGACAGGCTTTTAGACCCAGGAACGTTTACTTCCCCTGATACTTTGCTAATAGGTTCTAATGTTAACTGTTCCATGACTACCCGTTTACTCGTTCAAATTCACGCATAAATTCTACTAACGCCATCACCCCTTCAACGGGCATAGCGTTATAAATGCTAGCACGCATTCCGCCTACAGAGCGGTGACCTTTTAATGCCATTAAACCAGCATCTTGTGCTTGGCGTAAAAATAGCGCATCTAATTCTGGGTTAGCCAACTGAAACGGCACATTCATTTTAGAACGATTGTCTGGGTGTACTTGGCTAGCATAAAAATCAGAGCTGTCGATAGCAGAATACAACAATGATGCTTTTTCGCTGTTGCGTTTTGCCATAGCATCAACGCCGCCCATCTCTTTGAGCCACTCAAACACTAACCCCGCCAAATACCACGAGAACGTGGGCGGCGTGTTATACATAGAATCAGCTTTAGCGGCTAATGCGTAGTCGAAAATAGACGGTGTTTCTTTACGAGCTTTGCCCACTAAGTCTTCACGAACAATCACTACCGACAAACCACTTGGGCCTATATTTTTCTGCGCACCGGCGTAAATAAGACCGTGTTTAGCAACATCAACAGGCTGAGACAAAATAGTAGAAGACATATCAGAAACCAGCGGTACATCGCCAGACTCTGGTAACCAATCGTAGGCGATACCGTCAACGGTTTCATTCGGGCAGAAATGATAATACGCTGCAGATTGATCTACATTGGCCAGTGAGGGTTGCGGCATGTAATGCAAACCCTCTTTTTTAGAAAGCTCGCCTACCACTACAGCATTATTGTATTTCGCAGCTTCACTCACCGCACCATCAGACCAAGACCCACTGACTAAGTGAAGACTGGTGTCTGAAGCAGACGATAAATTAAGGGGAACCGCTGCAAATTGACCACGTCCACCGCCATGGGTGAAAAGAACATGATAATTTTTAGGAACCGAGAGTAATTCGCGCAAATCTTGTTCAGCTTTGGCTGCTATCTCGATGAAATCTTTTCCGCGGTGACTGACTTCCATTACCGAGCAACCTGAGTCGCGCCAGTTAGTAAATTCAGCTTGTGCTTTTTGCATTACGGCTTCAGGCAACTTTGCCGGGCCAGCGCTAAAATTGAAAACCTCTTTCATTGCGTTTTTCAACACCTATAAAATAACAAGCGGCCTAAGCCGCTTGTAATAAAGAACACCGATAACTGCCCGCTTTTAAATTAAGCGGGCAATACCCTACTCTTCTGTCGTTGAGCTGTCGCCGTCTTGTGCAGCGTTTTCTTCTTGCTCAATAGGTTCTTCTATAGCGATTGGATTGCCATCTTCATCTAACTCTAGCAATTCTTCTACTACTTCTTCTATACGTTGTAAGCCAACAACGTGTTCATTCTCAACAGTACGGATTAAGCGAACACCTTGGGTATTTCGACCTACCACTGATACTTCACCAACGCGGGTACGTACTAAAGTACCTTGGTCAGAAATAAGCATGATTTCATTGGCTTCATCAACTTGAACCGCGCCAACCACTTTACCATTACGCTCAGAAACCTTAATCGATACTACACCTTGTGTAGCACGGCTCTTCGCTGGGTAATCTTCAAGCGGTGTACGTTTACCAAAACCGTTCTCTGTGGCAGTAAGGATAGGACCATCACCACGAGGTACAATTAGGGACACAACGCGTTGGTCGTCTTGTAATCTGATACCACGAACACCGGTAGCGGTACGACCCATTGGACGTAGTGCTAATAGTTCTTCGCCAGTTTCAGGATCTAATTTAACGTTACCTGTTTCGCTGTCACGCAGTTTTTCGTTAAAGCGAACCACTTTACCCGCGTCTGAGAACAACATAATGTCGTCATCACCATGGGTAATGTCAACACCAATTAGTTCATCACCTTCGTTCAAGTTAACAGCAATGATACCGCTTGAACGTGGGCGTGAATAAAGGCTTAAATCGGTTTTCTTCACCGTACCGTTAGCCGTCGCCATTAATACAAACTTACCTTCTTCAAATTCTTTGATAGGTAGAATTGCAGTAATACGCTCGTTATCTTCTAAAGGAAGAATGTTTACAATTGGACGACCACGCGCGTTACGGCTCGCTAACGGCAATTGATACACTTTCAACCAGTACAAACGGCCACGGGTTGAGAAGCAAAGTATGTGGTCATGAGTATTCGCAACGAGTAGCTTCTCAATGAAATCTTCATTCTTCATCTTGGTAGCGGATTTACCACGGCCACCACGACGCTGAGATTCATAATCATTAAGTTTTTGATACTTCACATAGCCTTCACGAGACAAGGTAACAACAACATCTTCTTGTTCGATTAGGTCTTCAATATCAATATCGTGACTAGCAGCAGTAATTTCAGTACGGCGCGCGTCACCAAATTCTTCACGAATTTTTTCAAGCTCTTCTTCAATCACTTCCATTAATCGCTCTGGGCTATTAAGGATGTGAAGTAGTTCAGCGATTACTTCTAGAAGCTGTTTATATTCTTCAAGAATTTTTTCGTGCTCAAGACCAGTCAGTCTGTGCAAGCGAAGGTCTAGAATAGCTTGTGCTTGTTGTTCGGTAAGGAAGTATTGTCCGTCACGAATACCAAACTCAGGCATTAACCAATCTGGGCGTGCAGCATCATCACCAGCACGTTCAAGCATTTGCGAAACATCGCCTAAATCCCACCCTTGTGCGACTAACGCTTTTTTCGCATCAGCAGGACCAGGTGAGGCTTTAATTAGCTCAATGATTGGGTCGATATTGGCTAGCGCAATAGCTAAACCTTCAAGGATGTGTGCACGGTCGCGAGCTTTACGTAGTTCAAATACCGTTCTGCGGGTAACGACTTCACGGCGATGCAGAATAAAGGCTTCTAAGGTCTCTTTTAAGTTAAAGACTTTAGGCTGGCCGTTATCTAACGCAACCATGTTAATACCGAATACCGTTTGTAACTGCGTATTGGCATATAAATGGTTAAGCAGTACTTCTGCTGATTCGTTACGTTTTACTTCAACAACAATACGCATACCGTCTTTATCAGACTCGTCACGTAGTGCAGAAATACCTTCGATACGTTTTTCTTTAACTAGCTCAGCAATTTTTTCAATAAGGCGAGCTTTGTTAACCTGGTACGGAATTTCATTAATGATAATGGTTTCTTTACCGTTATCTTCCGTTTCAATTTCCGCTTTGGCGCGCATGTATATTTTGCCGCGACCGGTACGGTAAGCGTCATCAATACCTTTACGACCACTGATCATAGCGGCAGTTGGGAAATCAGGACCAGGGATATGAAGCATTAAGTCATCAATCGTAATTGATGGGTCTTTAATAAGGGCAATACAACCGTTGATAACTTCAGTTAAGTTATGTGGCGGAATGTTAGTTGCCATACCTACCGCGATACCAGAAGAACCGTTTACCAGTAAGTTAGGAACCTTGGTAGGTAACACTTCTGGAATGTGTTCAGTGCCATCGTAGTTAGGTACGAAGTCGACGGTTTCTTTATCGAGGTCGGCAAGAAGTTCGTGGGCAATTTTTGCCATACGTATTTCGGTGTAACGCATCGCAGCGGCTGAATCGCCATCTACCGAACCAAAGTTACCTTGGCCGTCTACCAACATATAGCGAAGTGAGAATGGCTGGGCCATACGTACAATAGTATCGTATACCGCAGAATCACCATGTGGGTGATACTTACCAATTACATCACCTACCACACGGGCAGATTTCTTGTATGGTTTGTTGAAGTCGTTTTTCAGTTCGTTCATTGCGAACAGCACACGGCGGTGTACAGGCTTCAAACCATCTCTCACGTCAGGCAATGCTCGCCCGACAATAACGCTCATCGCGTAATCGAGATAGGAGTTCTTTAACTCTTCCTCAATATTAACGGGGAGGATTTCGTTAGCGTTATCAGACATAAACTGCTTAATCCCTTTATTTCGGTTTGTTCTGCATTATCTATTTAGCTCAATCTACACAATATAGAGAAGCAAATGATAGATTTGCATTGTTATTATGGGGTCATAATCTTGCTTCGAGTGTAACACTTGATGACACATTTATGTAGCGCTTAATTGCCCTTCCTTACGTACTCGTGAACAAGCGATTATTTTTCGTTCAAGCAGACACTCGAAACTACATTCAAGTGCCAAAAACGATGCCTTAACGCTGGTTTTGCGTTATGTTATTGCTCTTATATAGGCAGTGTTTAATTAATTGCAGATAGCTTCTATCTGTCGAGCGGCATTAGTCATGCGCGTTCTTTTGCAAAATCGGTATGTAAAAATCGATGCGATAAATCAATGCAAAATAATTAGCAGGCGCAGAAAGGAAAAAATATAAATGACAAACGTTGATGAGCAGGAAATTGATAAGTTTTCTGAGTTAGCCTCACGGTGGTGGGATCCTGAAGGTGAGTTCAAACCCCTACATTTAATTAACCCACTTCGTTTAGATTTTATTAACCAACACAGTAATGGCTTGTTTAACAAGAAAGTGGTGGATATTGGTTGCGGTGGCGGCATATTGGCAGAGTCTATGGCGAAAGCCGGTGCTGAAGTTGTTGGGCTCGATATGGCAAGTGCGTCATTAGAAATTGCCAAGCTTCATGGTTTAGAGTCGGGCATTAATGTTGACTACCACTGTGTTACCGCTGAATCCTTCGCAGACAGTCATGCGGGCGAGTTCGATGTAGTGACCTGTATGGAAATGCTTGAACATGTACCCGACCCTGCTTCGGTAGTGCGGTCTTGCGCTAAATTAGTTAAGCCTGGTGGCCATGTTTTCTTCTCTACATTAAACCGCAATATAAAGTCTTATTTGATGGGGATCGTTGGCGCTGAGTATTTATTAAAGCTGGTGCCAAAAGGCACTCACGATCATTCTCGATTCATTAAACCTTCTGAACTTATGCAGATGACCGATGATGCCGGTTTACTACCACGAGATATGACCGGCTTACATATGGACCCGGTTTCCCAGGGCTTTTATCTGTCTGACCGCAATGTAGACGTTAACTACCTACTATATACGGTGTCGCAAGATTAATTAGCACTACATATTGGGGCTTGATGATAATTTCAACACCACATATCGTGTTTAAGTGTTAAGTACGATATTAAGTTAAATTATTTTAAGCCTCGATCATTTTTTCGAATAGTACTTGCAATCAGTATATTTAAGGCTTGTACAAAGCTAAAAAGTTAGTCACTACTAACCTAAAATCCGTGCCAGTTTAAGTGCTCGTTTAAGCACCAGATATTGGGTTGCATTGTGAGGCAAACCTCACTATCTTGTGTTTAATCCAACGCGGGATCCCAAAGTGAATTTTTGGAAAATATTGAGATCGACAACGATCCTTTCACTGCGTT
The nucleotide sequence above comes from Alteromonas naphthalenivorans. Encoded proteins:
- a CDS encoding LapA family protein, with protein sequence MKGILTILAILVLLTFAFVIGTQNEAYITVNYLIAQANMRVSTLIAIALSLGVLVGILIMSASWLRLRVQLLSANSKINSLKKEH
- a CDS encoding PilZ domain-containing protein — its product is MSAGEEQQIIKQYQPLIRALIPYEQDNRLLEGINKFSKRLPGNIRKIIKEEVVRLTSLTDASADNSAFAKFPVMKFKHFGIPMRLDKVGAKILQNETALYQERYTVGVFESVMNSDFYQTQIKRDQFKKIVEAFNVESQSFTDIDFGDDIAVRPNFTVSSVDFEKGRHCTVSSLSFTGIAVETKRPPNVSTGDIITFVIPEVMGLTTEPTEITYELDAIKYNKHLGKYESFFTVSSETDLSLLNNLKRYIKGTSYKQPLQRDLEIERAMQDLERDRILENSPWLPVFLSAHQKSLKPIIALFTKANVDNNNSEKLLASLQDKTHFENLVQELHKYNEAFIFHGVIKTKSGQITITATHRQLVELGQLNAIVYLLVKSGEFTCTQCRLEEVSREDKVKAFAIHDIPSKEFEHLAALSHVMYCRDISMYLTNLTLSEKCDFKPLSKTLRATGDNWSIDFVMEDDLDRRSETRYIIDKVAMIKVGLLSSINVRVADLSASGMKLMVAPGTELQSDVRVSVPDLKIKNERYKVVHYDAASGVVRLCLEDVKKSKAGANVDAMVEENTAYFKIRDIARIQRSTHRFIWELAVRHMPSLSVLCVMNRHILDRLKTVYQSDSSDDLYPFSRTANIIPLHGFFADKAVAKPKSMMLEAMFKGDVENNLVVHCVRKSDNRLVYIKESDFLYSKLRTQIQNQLEEEKVQVSATNVTAIRCYGATTPLTKKRLAQLSKLDKAMYDKLETMQAGYTHCIFVTNMSALHHDLVMAKLIAKQERPLSEDEATA
- the ihfB gene encoding integration host factor subunit beta codes for the protein MTKSELIERLADQARQIPAKDLELAIKELLEQMAQTLQKGDRIEIRGFGSFSLHYRAPRVGRNPKTGETVELDGKYVPHFKPGKELRERVDASIA
- the rpsA gene encoding 30S ribosomal protein S1, which encodes MTENFAQLFEESLQELETRPGSIVKGTVVSIDKDIVLVDAGLKSESAIPADQFKNAEGELEIAIGDEVDVALDAVEDGFGETILSREKAKRHEAWVELEKAYDDKVTIKGIINGKVKGGFTVEVNTVRAFLPGSLVDVRPVRDTTHLEGKELEFKVIKLDAKRNNVVVSRRAVIEAESSAERESLLANLEEGHEIKGIVKNLTDYGAFVDLGGVDGLLHITDMAWKRVKHPSEIVNVGDEINVKVLKFDKEKQRVSLGMKQMGNDPWQEIASRYPEGTKISGQVTNLTDYGCFVEIEDGVEGLVHVSEMDWTNKNIHPSKVVNLGDTVDVMVLEIDEERRRISLGLKQCIDNPWETFAKSHEKGDKVSGKIKSITDFGIFIGLDGGIDGLVHLSDISWNKSGEDAVRDYKKGDEISAVVLQVDPERERISLGVKQIEEDPFNKYLTDNKKGAIVVGTVTEVDAKGVTVNLSEEVDGYIRVADLSVDRIEDATEAANVGDSIEAKFMGVDRKNRTVNLSVKAKDQADEKEAIDKVNQQEDAGFASAMAEAFKAAKGE
- the cmk gene encoding (d)CMP kinase: MHSTPVVTVDGPSGAGKGTLSSLLAKKLGWHFLDSGAIYRVLAVAALHHDLPCDDEECVVPLATGLDVSFETDKDTTRVILEGEDVTDDIRTEEVGSVASKVAALPRVREALLRRQRAFQQDPGLVADGRDMGTVVFPDAKVKIFLTASAEARAERRYSQLKAKGMDVNIARLLTDIKARDERDTQRSVAPLVPAQDAVIIDSTDLDIDQVFEKAMDIINSRL
- the aroA gene encoding 3-phosphoshikimate 1-carboxyvinyltransferase, with the translated sequence MEQLTLEPISKVSGEVNVPGSKSLSNRALLLAALAEGETELTNLLDSEDIEHMLNALTKLGVTYSLSEDKTRCKVVGNGGAFSVAEPLELFLGNAGTAMRPLCAALAASKVEVVLTGEPRMEERPIGDLVDALRMGNAEIEYLKNDGFPPLQIKGKTLSGGEMEVDGSVSSQFLTALLMSAPLFTGDVTIRIKGELVSKPYIDITLDTMAKFGVEVNNDNYQTFTISAGQSYRSPGKFMVEGDASSASYFLAAGAIKGGTVRVTGIGKNSIQGDIRFADVLEAMGAKITWHDEYVEVTGAPLKGIDMDMNHIPDAAMTIATTALFAQGPTSITNIYNWRVKETDRLNAMATELRKLGAEVEEGHDYIKVWPTDMLKHAAIDTYNDHRIAMCFSLVALSDTPVTINDPGCTRKTFPDYFTRFATLYS
- the serC gene encoding 3-phosphoserine/phosphohydroxythreonine transaminase, which gives rise to MKEVFNFSAGPAKLPEAVMQKAQAEFTNWRDSGCSVMEVSHRGKDFIEIAAKAEQDLRELLSVPKNYHVLFTHGGGRGQFAAVPLNLSSASDTSLHLVSGSWSDGAVSEAAKYNNAVVVGELSKKEGLHYMPQPSLANVDQSAAYYHFCPNETVDGIAYDWLPESGDVPLVSDMSSTILSQPVDVAKHGLIYAGAQKNIGPSGLSVVIVREDLVGKARKETPSIFDYALAAKADSMYNTPPTFSWYLAGLVFEWLKEMGGVDAMAKRNSEKASLLYSAIDSSDFYASQVHPDNRSKMNVPFQLANPELDALFLRQAQDAGLMALKGHRSVGGMRASIYNAMPVEGVMALVEFMREFERVNG